CGGCCGCGGCGGCCGAGCCAGAGGCCACGGCGTCGGGGATGTCGAGGGGGCCGCGGCACGCCCCGGCGAGGTAGATGCCCTCCCGGGGGGAGAGCACCGGGTCCCGGGGGTCCGGGCAGGCGAGGAAGCCGTCGTCCCCCAGGCCGAGGCCCAGCACCCCGGCGAGCTCCGGCAGGCCCTCGGGGGGGCGCAGCCCCGCCGCCAGCACCACGAGGTCTGCCGGGAGCTCTTCGGCCCGGCCGAGCAGCGTGTCCTCGAAGCGCACCGCCAGGCCGGCTCCCTTCCGGTACACCTCCGAGGGGTTCCCCCGCCGGAGCACCACGCCCAGCCGCTGGGCCCGCTCCTGGAACTCCTCGTAGCCCTTCCCGAAGGCCCGCAGGTCCATGTAGAGCACCGCGACCTCGGCGTCCGGGAGCTTCTCCCGGGCCAGCACCGCCTGCTTGAGGCTCGCCATGCAGCACACCCGGGAGCAGTAGGCGGCGCCCGTGGTGGCGTCGCGGGAGCCCACGCACTGGAGGAAGACGACCCGGCGGGGCTCGTCGCCTCCTTCGCCGTCGGGGCCGGGGACGCGGAGCTTCCCGCCCGTGGGGCCCGAGGCGGAGCACAGCCGCTCGAACTGGAGATTCGTCAGCACCTGGGGGTAGCGGCCGAAGCCGAGCTCCGGGCGCCCCGTGTCGGGGTCGTCCGGCCGATAGGGGCTCCACCCGGCCGCGACGACCACGGCGCCAACCCGCACTTCCTCCACCTCCTCCACCTCGTCCAGGTGAACAGCACCCACGTCGCAGGCCTCGGCGCACTTGGGTCCGTCACCGCACTTGCCCCGGGTGAGGTAGAGGCAGCGGCCCGGGTCCACCGCGTAGGCCGAGGGCACCGCCTGGGGAAAGGGAACCCCGATGGCGCTGCCCCGGGCGAGCCCCAGGTCGAACTCCCGGGGGACCCGTCCCCGCAGCCGGCACGCCTGGGCGCACTTCCCGCAGGCCACGCAGGCCTCGGGATCCACGTACCGCGGGCGAACCCGAACCTGGGCGAAAAACCCCGCCGCCTCGGGCCGCAGGTCCACCACCTCGGAGCGGGTGAGGAGCCGGATGCGGGGGTGGCTCCCGGCCTCGGCGGTGCGGGGCGTCAGCGTGCAGGAGGAGCAGTCCAGCGTCGGGAAGGTCTTGTCGAGCTGGGCCATGCGCCCCCCGATGGAGTCCCCCCGCTCCACCAGCGTCACCTCCACCCCCGCCTCCGCGAGGTCGAGAGCCGCCTGGATGCCCGCAATGCCGGCTCCCACGACGAGGACCAATGGGGACCCGCGGGACAGGATGACAGGATGGACAGGATCAGGGCTGGTCTTCATCGGGCCTGGGCGGATCTCGATGCTTGCGCTTCACCTCGACGCGACGCTCTCCGAAGTTGATCAGCAGGCCGATCTCCTTTCCCATCGCGACTAGATAGTGGACCAGTTGCGCCTCATGGGCCGGGGCAAGGCGTCGTGCCGCCTTGAGCTCGACGACGACCTCTCTTTCGACGAGAAGGTCAGGAAAGAACTCGCCCACGGGCTCACCCTCGTACTGTATCGCGATCGGCGGGTGGGCCTCGACGTTCAACCCACCGCGCCGGAGCTGGATCATCAGGCACTTTTCATAAACGGACTCCAAGAACCCAAACCCCATGCGGTTGTGCACGCGGTAGGCACCCCCGATGATCTTCGCGGTCAGGTCCTCGAAGCGCATGCGCTCCCCCGTCGTTCTCCCCCGCATCCTGTCCATCCTGTTATCCTGTCCCCGGTCTCCCGCCCCCCAACCTCTCTTTCACCGCCTTCGTCAGCGCCGGGACGACCTTGAAGAGGTCGCCGACGATGCCGTAGTGGGCGATGCGGAAGATGGGGGCCTTGGGGTCCTTGTTGACGGCGACGATGAGGCCGGCGCCCTTCATGGCGGCAATGTGCTGGAAGGCGCCCGAGATCCCCAGGGCCAGGTAGACCCTGGGCTTGACGGTCTTGCCCGAGATGCCCACCTGGTGCTCCTTGGGGAGCCAGTGGGAGTCCACCACGGGGCGGGAGCACGAGAGGGTCGCCCCCAGGGCCTGGGCGAGCGCCCGCGCCACGTCGAGGTTCTCCGCGTCCCCGATGCCGCGCCCCACGCTCACCAGCACGTCGGCCTGGGTGATGTCCACCGCTCCGGCCGCCTCCTGGATCCACGCGACGAACCGTTTGCCGAGCGTTGCCGGAAGCTCCGGGGAGGAGACCTCCACTGCCGGGGCGGCGCCGCTGCCCACTGCCTCGAAGGATCCGGGCCGCACCGTGGCGAGGACGGTGGGAGCCTCGGCCAGGCGGACCCGGGCCTGGAGTTTGCCCCCGTACACGGCCCGCAGGGCGCCGAGCCGGTTGCCTTCCCAGGACAGCGACGTGGCGTCGGTGACCAGGGGTGCCCGAAGCTCGGCGGCGAGCGCCGGGGCCCACTCCATCCCGGCGGCCGAGTGGGCCCCCAGGACCACCCGGGGTTGGCGCTCCCCGACGAGGCGGCCCAGCGCCTGGGCCACGGCCGCGCCGTTGAATCCCGCGAGGCTCGGGTGCTCCAGGGCGAGCACGGCCTCGGGGTTCCCGGGAACGGCCCGGGAAAGGCCGTGGGCTTCCCCGGGTCCCGCCAGGACGACGGCGGTCACCGGGCCGAGATCGAGGCTCCGGGCGGCGGCGACCACCTCCCCGGTCACGTCCCGCACCGCGCCCTGGCGGTGCTCCACCACGCACCACACGGCGCAGGCGCTCACAGGACACCTCCCTTCTCCCGCAGGATCGCCGCCAGCCGGGCCGCCGCCTCGTCGGGCGCACCCCCGAGGAGCTCCGCCGCCCTGCCCTCGGGCAAGGGCTCCAGGGCCTCCACGGTAAGGAGGCTCCCGAGCCGGCCCACCTGGTCCCGGTCGAGGCCGGGCCCGGCCAGGTCGAAGAGGTCCACGGGCTTGCCCCGGGCCTTGCGGATGCCCAGGACCGAGACGTACCGGGGCTCGTTGATGCCGGTCTGGACCGTGACCAGGGCCGGAAGGTCGACCTCGACCCGCTCGGTCCACCCGGCCTCCAGCTCCCGGTCGCAGACGGCCACCGAGCCCGTGACCTCCAGGCGGTTCACCAGGGTGGTACAGGGCACGGCCAGGAGGGCTGCGAGGGTCGGTCCGACCATGGCGTACCCGTCGTCGCTCGCCTGGGCGCCGCAGAGGTAGAGGTCGTAAGGGGTCCCCACCACGGCGGCGGCCAGGACCGCCGCCGCGCCGGCGGGCCCCTGCCCTTCGAGGCCCGGGTCCCAGACCCGCACCGCCCGATCGGCCCCCACGGCGAGGCAGCGGCGCAGGCTCTCCTCGCATTCTTCGGGGCCCAGGAGGAAGGCCGTGAGGGTTCCCGCCGAAGCCTCCTTGAGCTTCACCGCCTCCTCCAGGGCGAAGCGATCCCACTCGTTCATCTGGAACGGCAGGCCGGCGGCCTTGATCGAGCGCCCGCCGGCGGCGACCTGGAGGTCGGCCTCGGCGGTGTCGGGCACGTGTTTCACGAAGACGGCCAGTTTCATGGGCTCCTCCTTGTAGAAGGGAGAGACGGTTCTTGGACAGGATGGACAGGATGAGATCACGGAGCGGCTGGACCTTGTGCGAGGGATTTGCCTCTCCAAGCAAGACCTCTCGCAGCAGACCCTTCCCACCCGCGAAACCCTGCCGACTGCTCCATCCTGTTCATCCTGTCATCCTGTCTTCGGATCCACCTTCCGGTTCCAACCCCCGCTCCACAAGCTCCGCCAGGTCGATCACCTCCAGGGTCTCCTCCAGGCCGGCGGTCTTGCGGGCGTCCTCCAGGGTGAGGAGGCAGAAGGGGCAGGCGGTGACGACGGCGTTCACGCCCATTTCGGCCGCGTCGCGCACCCGAAGCTGGGCGTTTCGCTCCCCCTCCCCCAGGCCCTCGAGCCACATCCGGCCTCCGCCCCCCTCGCAGCACAGGCTGCGCTCCCGGGAGCGGTCGAACTCCACGAGCTCCACGCCCGGCACCGCCCGCAAGACCTCCCGGGGGGCGCCGTAGATGCCGTTTTGCTTGCCCAGGTAGCAGGGGTCGTGGAACGCGACCCGCAGCGGCACCTTGCGCGCGAAGGGGATGCGGCCTTCGGCCGCGAGCCCGGCCAGGGCCTCGGTGTAGTGGAGGGCGGGGATCTCCAGCCCGTAGTCCTTGCGGAAGGTGTTCATGCAGTGGGGCGAGGTGGCCACCACCTCTCGGAAGCCGAGCTCCCGGAAGGTCTCCCTGTTCGTCTCGGCCAGCTCCTCGAAGAGCCCCTGCTCCCCCAGGCGCAGCACCTCGCTGCCGCAGCACGCCTCCTCGGTCCCCAGGGTGGTGTAGTCGTACCCGGCGGAGGCGAAGATCCGCGCCAGCGCCCGGGCGATCCCCTGGCACCGCGGGTCGTAGGCGGGGGTGCACCCCACGAACCAGAGGCGCTCCGACTCCTGGTCCGCTTCGAGGCTGCGCACCTCGCAGGGAGCCTCCTCGGCCCAGACCGTTCGCTTCTGCCGGGAGCGGCCCCAGGGGTTTGCGTGCTTGAGGCTCGACTCCAGGGCGGCCATGGCGGTCTCGGGGATGCGGCCCCCCTCGATCTTTACCGTGCGGATCGCCCGGATCACGTCCACCGGCGTGAGCCCCCGGGGGCAGCGGTCGGCGCAGGTGCGGCACGCGGTGCAGTCCCACACCTCTTCCCGGTCGAGGAGCTTTTCCCCGTCCTCCCGGATCAGGCTCTCGTAGAGGAGCCGGCGGGAGTTCAGGGGCGAGCGCAGGCTCATGGGGCACCCCCCCGTGCACCGCCCGCACTGCAGGCACGCCCCGAGCTCGAAGCGCTCGGCCAGGGGTACGCCGTCGATGTCGCACAGTCGGGTCAAGACAAGATCCTTTGACAGGATGACAGGATGGACAGGATGAGAATGGGCGCGAACGCTGGGGGAGTTGAATTTGCGGACGAGTGGGAAGGTCCGACGCCCCTGGACGCATGCACATATTTCATGCGACTCGAAACCGCCTCCATCCTGCTCATCCTGTCATCCTGTCCAAACTCCCGTCACACCTTCCCCAGGATGGTCCGCGCCACGATCTGCTTTTCCACTTCCTTGGTGCCCTCGTAGAGTTCCACGATCTTGGCGTCGCGGTAGAAGCGCTCGATGTCGTTCTCGGCGAGGTAGCCGTAGCCGCCGTGGAGCTGGAGGGCTTCGTCGGTCACCCGAACGCCGGTCTCGCCCGCGAACCACTTGGCCATGGCGATGAGGCGGTGGTCCACGGTGCCCGCGTCCACCAGGGCCGCAGCCCGGTACACCATTGCCCGGGCGGCCTCCACTCGGGTGGCCATCTCGGCGATCTTGAACTGCACCCCCTGAAACGCGGCCAGGGGCTTGCCGAACTGCTCCCGGTTCTTCACGTGGCGCACGGCCTTGTCCAGCGCGCCCTGTGCCACTCCCACCCCTTGGGCGCCGATGTGCAGGCGCGTGCGGTTGAAGAACTCCATGAACTGGAAGAACCCCATGCCCTCGGTGCCGATCAGGTTTCCCGCCGGCACCCGCACGTCCTGGAGCACCACCTCGGCGGTGTCGGAGGCCCGGATGCCCAGCTTGCCGTGGAGCTTCGTGGCCTTGTACCCCGGGCGGTCCGTCTCCACCATGAGGCAGGAGTGGCGTTCGTGGCGGGAGGGGGCGTGGGGATTGGTGAGGCAGAAGACCACGAGGTAGTCGGCTAGGGTGGCGTTGGTGATGAACATCTTCGTGCCGTTGAGCACCCACTCGTCCCCGTCGCGCAAGGCCGCCGTAGTGACGGCGGTGATGTCGCTCCCCGCGTCTGGCTCGGTGATGGCGGCGCCCATGATGGCTTTGCCGGACGCCAGGGGCGGGAGGTAGCGCTTCTTTTGTTCCTCGGTCCCATAGAGGAGCAGGAGGTCCGCGCCGAAGGTGACCGATCCGAGCGCCTGTCCGAGACCCGGGTCCACCCGCCAGAACTCCTCCACCGCGAGGCAGAAATCCAGGTAGCCCAGGCCCGCGCCGCCGTAGATCTCGGGGAAGAAGAGGCCCTGGAACCCAAGATCCGCCGCCAACTTGTACAGCTCTCGGGGGCACGTCTCGGTCTGGTCGGCCTCTCGGGCGCGCTGGGGGAACTCTCCCTGGGCGAACTCCCGGGCCGCCTTCTGGATGTCCTTTTGTTCCGGCGTGAGCTCGAACTGGGACATGGTCGCGTCACTCCTCGGCAGAAGGGGGGCCCTGGAGCCCGAAACAGAAGAGCCGGGTGAAGTCGTCGGCGAGCTTGTCGGGGTTGATCCGCCCGGCCGGGTCGTACCACTTGAAGATCCAGTTCATGCCTCCCAGGAGCCAGAAGGCCACCGCCGTCTCGTCCAGGGGGGTTCCGGGGTGCTCGGCCAGGAGCTCGCGCACGATGGCGCGAACGCGGCCGAGGTACTCGCGCTGGCGCTCCAGGATGACGCGGCGCCGCTCGTTGCCCAGGGAGTCCACCTCGGTGGACATGAGGGTGAGCTCGTGGGGGTGGGACGCGAAGAACCGCACGTAGCGGCCGATGAGCTCCCGGAGCTTCTCCAAGGGTGGGGCGGGGCTTGCCGCCACCTCCCGGAGGTCGGCCATCACCCGGTCCATCACGAAACAGGTGATCTCGTAGAGGAGCTCTTCCTTGGACCGGTAGTAATAGTACAGGGCCGGGCGGGTCACCCCCAGCTCGCCCGCCACCTCCTCCAGGCTCGTGCGGCCGTAACCCTTCTCGGCGAAGAGCCGGGCCCCGGTCTCGAAGATCTGCTCCCTGCGGTGGTCGCCCTGGGACATGTCGTCTCCTTACTTACGAGTCAGTAAAATACGGCGGCGGCCCTCCGGCGTCAAGGGGGAATCGCCCGGGTTCTTGACACGGGAATCGCGCCGGGTGAGCTTGGGCGCGCGGTCGATCCGGCCGATCGGTCGAATCGGTCGGATCATTCCCATGTGGCGCGCCCGACCTGAGCTGGTGCTCTGAAGGAACGCAATGTCGCACAACAACTCTGAGCCCGGTGGGGTGCCGGCCGCCGGTCTCGTGTACCACGCGGGCGCCCTGGGGGACTTCGTGCTCTCCCTGCCCGCGGTGTTTCGGGTAGTCCAGGCCTACCCGGATCTCCAGTGGAGCTTCTGGGGGCCCCCGGAGCGCCTCGCACTGCTCCCGGGTTTCGGGGCGGCGCCGCCGGAGCTCCTGCGTTCGGGGCACACTCTCTGGGGTGATTCACCGGCACCCGAGGCTGTCGCTGCGCTGCGGGGGGGGCAGGTCATCCTGGCGTTCGGAGGGCGAGTGGCCCCCGCCTGGTGGACTCCCCCCGGCCCCCGGGTGTTGGGGGTCGCGAGCTTTCCTCCCCGGGGCGGCGCCTGGGTTCCGGCTCACCAGGGGCGGCAGCTCGAGGCCCAGGGGGTGGCGCCCCCCAGGACCCCCTGGTTCCCCTCCTGGAGGCGCGAGGTCCTGCCCCACAGGGAAGCGGCCGAGATTCTCCTTCACCCCGGGAGCGGCGATCCCCGCAAGAACGTCCCGGCGCCGGTGTGGGCGGAGGTGCTCGGCGCGCTCCGGGTCCGGACGCAGTTGCCGGTCACCCTGGTCCTGGGTCCGGCGGAGCGGGAGCGCGGGGGATGGGAGGCGCTGTCTGGAGCGGCGGACCGGGTGCGGCCGTGCGAGAGCCTGACGGATCTCCTGGCGGTTCTCGCCCGGGCGCGACTCTTCCTGGGAAACGACGCGGGCGCCACCCACCTGTCGGCCGCCCTGGGCATTGCGTCGGTGGCCGTGTTCGGGCCGTCGGACCCGACCCTGTGGCGCCCCATGGGCCCGCGGATCCGAGTGGTTCGGGTCACTGCGCCGTGTGCGCCCTGCACCGGGGGAGGCCCTGTCGCGTGCCGCGTCGCCCCGTGCTGGGAGAACTTCTTTCCCGCGGGCGAGGTGGTGTCGGCCGCCGTGGACCTGCTGGCAGGCGGGTTTGCGCAATGACCGGGGCCGTACTACAGTGCCCGCACTGCGGCGGGGGCCGCGGTCCGTTCCCAAGGAGGGATGCCATGAAGGTCGCAAGCCAACCCCACGCCCCCATTCCCGTCACGGCCCGAGTCGGCCTCCGTTCTTCGGCAGCGGAGGAACGCGTCGGCGCTGCGCCGGCCCGGAATGCTCCAGGAACCGCCGACCGGGTGGAGATCAGCGCCGAGGCCCTTCGGGCCGCCGCGGGCCTCGGCCTGGAGACCACCGAAGGGCGTACCGGCGAGCCGGTGCGCGACCAGGTGAGCCGGGCCAATCGGGATGCAGCCCAGGCGGTACAGCGCTGCGGCGCCTCGTCGCTCGAGGCTTTGCGCCACCTCCTGGGCTAGCCCCCGGGACGCTCCCCGGGATCGGCGGCCGCCCCGTAGAGCTTCTCCTCTTCGGCCCGAAGCGCCGCCCGGCGGCGGCCTTCGCCGGCCCAGCCTTCCATGAGGGCGATCAGCCGGGGATAGGCGGTGACGAAACCCACGGCCCGGACCCGGTGGGGCAGGCGGCAGGTCGTGCAGCGCACCAGCACGAGCACGTCGTTGCCGATCCGCCGGGCGGTGCCGAAGATGCAGTCGAACTCTTCCAGGTTCCACGTGGTCCCGCAGCGGGGGCACCGGATCTTCTCATCCACGGCCCGAGCCTCCAGGTCGACCCGCGGCCAGTGCCCGGCGTCGTCGGGGCCCCACTCGGGCGGCCCGATGCGGCACACGGCGTCGCCGTCTTCCAGCATATACCAGCGACCGTCGGGGGTCCTGCGGGCTTCTCGCATGGGTGGCGGTCCCGGAGCCGGCTCAGACTCCCCGGTCCGTCCCGGGCCACAGGATGCGGTGGAGCTGGAGCTGGAGCCGCACGTCGAGGCGGTCCGCGAGCATCCAGCGGGCGAGCTCCGAAGGGTCGAGCTCGCCCCAGACCGGGGAGAGGCTCACCCGCACGCGTCCCAGGAGCCCACGGTCCCGCAGGGCACTGCGGGCCCACTCGTAGTCCTCCCGGTGGCGGCACACCACCTTGATCTCGTCCGTGGGCCGCAGCTGCGCCAGGTTCGCCCACCGGGTGAAGGCCGCCATCCCCGAGCCCGGGGCCTTCAGGTCCATCACCACGCACACCCCGTCGGGCACCCCCTCCAGGGGAAGGCTCCCGTTGGTCTCCAGGAGGACGCGCCGGCCCCCGGCCAGGAGTGTCCCCAGGAGCTGCGGGGTCTGCTCCTGGTGCAGGGGTTCCCCTCCGGTGACCTCCACCGTGGCCAGGCCCGCTCTGTCCACGGCCGCCACGATGTCGGAGAGCGACATGGCGGTTCCACCATCCCGGGCGTAGCGGGTGTCGCAGTAGGAGCAGTCGAGGTTGCACCCCGTCAGGCGCACGAAGGTGCAGGGGTAGCCCGCCCAGTGGGACTCGCCCTGGATGCTGGAGAAGATCTCGGAGACGAGGAGCTCGGCCATGGGCCGAAGCTATCACGGAGGCTCGCCGCGGGCAACGGCATGGCGCGTCCAGCAGTGCTGACGCACGACCCGCGGGGGGTCGATCGCGAGGGACGCGAATCGCCCTTGAGCGACGGGGTGCGCGGGGGTCGGGGGCCTTGCTCGGGCCCCGAGGCTTGCAAGACGCGGATTCCGGCCCCTGTCGACGCGGCCTCCCGGCCGTGTGGACGCAAGCGTCCTCACCCGCCGTGTGTATCCCGTGTGGCGCCACAGCCCTGCCTATTCCAGTCGAAGCGGCAACGAGCCCTGATGCCACCGGGCTGGACATACTCGGGGGCGAGCCAGGGCCCGGCGAGCGTCTCAAAGAGCAGCCTCAGGTTCTCCAGAACCATCGGCCGGCTAAGCTCTTGGTTGGCCTGACGCCGAGAGGCCTTGCGCCGCACGAAGGCCGTAGAGCAACAACACCGTGAGCGGATGCTTGGTCTCCTTGGGGTGCCGAGGGTCAGGGATGATGGCGAGCCGTTTGAGCAGCCTCGGCAGC
This window of the Thermodesulfobacteriota bacterium genome carries:
- a CDS encoding NAD(P)-binding protein; the encoded protein is MGAGIAGIQAALDLAEAGVEVTLVERGDSIGGRMAQLDKTFPTLDCSSCTLTPRTAEAGSHPRIRLLTRSEVVDLRPEAAGFFAQVRVRPRYVDPEACVACGKCAQACRLRGRVPREFDLGLARGSAIGVPFPQAVPSAYAVDPGRCLYLTRGKCGDGPKCAEACDVGAVHLDEVEEVEEVRVGAVVVAAGWSPYRPDDPDTGRPELGFGRYPQVLTNLQFERLCSASGPTGGKLRVPGPDGEGGDEPRRVVFLQCVGSRDATTGAAYCSRVCCMASLKQAVLAREKLPDAEVAVLYMDLRAFGKGYEEFQERAQRLGVVLRRGNPSEVYRKGAGLAVRFEDTLLGRAEELPADLVVLAAGLRPPEGLPELAGVLGLGLGDDGFLACPDPRDPVLSPREGIYLAGACRGPLDIPDAVASGSAAAA
- a CDS encoding GxxExxY protein, whose protein sequence is MRFEDLTAKIIGGAYRVHNRMGFGFLESVYEKCLMIQLRRGGLNVEAHPPIAIQYEGEPVGEFFPDLLVEREVVVELKAARRLAPAHEAQLVHYLVAMGKEIGLLINFGERRVEVKRKHRDPPRPDEDQP
- a CDS encoding electron transfer flavoprotein subunit alpha/FixB family protein — encoded protein: MSACAVWCVVEHRQGAVRDVTGEVVAAARSLDLGPVTAVVLAGPGEAHGLSRAVPGNPEAVLALEHPSLAGFNGAAVAQALGRLVGERQPRVVLGAHSAAGMEWAPALAAELRAPLVTDATSLSWEGNRLGALRAVYGGKLQARVRLAEAPTVLATVRPGSFEAVGSGAAPAVEVSSPELPATLGKRFVAWIQEAAGAVDITQADVLVSVGRGIGDAENLDVARALAQALGATLSCSRPVVDSHWLPKEHQVGISGKTVKPRVYLALGISGAFQHIAAMKGAGLIVAVNKDPKAPIFRIAHYGIVGDLFKVVPALTKAVKERLGGGRPGTG
- a CDS encoding electron transfer flavoprotein subunit beta/FixA family protein; the encoded protein is MKLAVFVKHVPDTAEADLQVAAGGRSIKAAGLPFQMNEWDRFALEEAVKLKEASAGTLTAFLLGPEECEESLRRCLAVGADRAVRVWDPGLEGQGPAGAAAVLAAAVVGTPYDLYLCGAQASDDGYAMVGPTLAALLAVPCTTLVNRLEVTGSVAVCDRELEAGWTERVEVDLPALVTVQTGINEPRYVSVLGIRKARGKPVDLFDLAGPGLDRDQVGRLGSLLTVEALEPLPEGRAAELLGGAPDEAAARLAAILREKGGVL
- a CDS encoding (Fe-S)-binding protein — protein: MTRLCDIDGVPLAERFELGACLQCGRCTGGCPMSLRSPLNSRRLLYESLIREDGEKLLDREEVWDCTACRTCADRCPRGLTPVDVIRAIRTVKIEGGRIPETAMAALESSLKHANPWGRSRQKRTVWAEEAPCEVRSLEADQESERLWFVGCTPAYDPRCQGIARALARIFASAGYDYTTLGTEEACCGSEVLRLGEQGLFEELAETNRETFRELGFREVVATSPHCMNTFRKDYGLEIPALHYTEALAGLAAEGRIPFARKVPLRVAFHDPCYLGKQNGIYGAPREVLRAVPGVELVEFDRSRERSLCCEGGGGRMWLEGLGEGERNAQLRVRDAAEMGVNAVVTACPFCLLTLEDARKTAGLEETLEVIDLAELVERGLEPEGGSEDRMTG
- a CDS encoding acyl-CoA dehydrogenase family protein; protein product: MSQFELTPEQKDIQKAAREFAQGEFPQRAREADQTETCPRELYKLAADLGFQGLFFPEIYGGAGLGYLDFCLAVEEFWRVDPGLGQALGSVTFGADLLLLYGTEEQKKRYLPPLASGKAIMGAAITEPDAGSDITAVTTAALRDGDEWVLNGTKMFITNATLADYLVVFCLTNPHAPSRHERHSCLMVETDRPGYKATKLHGKLGIRASDTAEVVLQDVRVPAGNLIGTEGMGFFQFMEFFNRTRLHIGAQGVGVAQGALDKAVRHVKNREQFGKPLAAFQGVQFKIAEMATRVEAARAMVYRAAALVDAGTVDHRLIAMAKWFAGETGVRVTDEALQLHGGYGYLAENDIERFYRDAKIVELYEGTKEVEKQIVARTILGKV
- a CDS encoding TetR/AcrR family transcriptional regulator — its product is MSQGDHRREQIFETGARLFAEKGYGRTSLEEVAGELGVTRPALYYYYRSKEELLYEITCFVMDRVMADLREVAASPAPPLEKLRELIGRYVRFFASHPHELTLMSTEVDSLGNERRRVILERQREYLGRVRAIVRELLAEHPGTPLDETAVAFWLLGGMNWIFKWYDPAGRINPDKLADDFTRLFCFGLQGPPSAEE
- a CDS encoding glycosyltransferase family 9 protein, coding for MSHNNSEPGGVPAAGLVYHAGALGDFVLSLPAVFRVVQAYPDLQWSFWGPPERLALLPGFGAAPPELLRSGHTLWGDSPAPEAVAALRGGQVILAFGGRVAPAWWTPPGPRVLGVASFPPRGGAWVPAHQGRQLEAQGVAPPRTPWFPSWRREVLPHREAAEILLHPGSGDPRKNVPAPVWAEVLGALRVRTQLPVTLVLGPAERERGGWEALSGAADRVRPCESLTDLLAVLARARLFLGNDAGATHLSAALGIASVAVFGPSDPTLWRPMGPRIRVVRVTAPCAPCTGGGPVACRVAPCWENFFPAGEVVSAAVDLLAGGFAQ
- a CDS encoding radical SAM protein; this translates as MAELLVSEIFSSIQGESHWAGYPCTFVRLTGCNLDCSYCDTRYARDGGTAMSLSDIVAAVDRAGLATVEVTGGEPLHQEQTPQLLGTLLAGGRRVLLETNGSLPLEGVPDGVCVVMDLKAPGSGMAAFTRWANLAQLRPTDEIKVVCRHREDYEWARSALRDRGLLGRVRVSLSPVWGELDPSELARWMLADRLDVRLQLQLHRILWPGTDRGV